A region from the Chelonoidis abingdonii isolate Lonesome George chromosome 10, CheloAbing_2.0, whole genome shotgun sequence genome encodes:
- the MAP3K19 gene encoding mitogen-activated protein kinase kinase kinase 19 yields MGEYYKCSADLKEQASEIKLKCSEADVGIKTEQADFEKYQLSITYENSDIVNTASVFDDSHANFNSSEVTNIKENCEIFAVQCPASSNADSVRGGNCERNVELRSAIRTYLEEVDVSGVIPAHSWCADVDTVNAVLENHGLDSSCKNEVVESYHMLEDKSIAKIIPHFSAGKAENSVYPVVFGTTEKIAISAATETKINKSVPLVYITLSEHEPPWAPQTAKCPTRKKDVIHSMPPNASHSFSILAYKESDKIKTNTNRSASKTKMSSEVPQDFSVSDESATKCNTHNTNIKNHLFPSVGLSHLESEASSKLQEKRPQMKKHHVLQSAQKSKKQTFPYICKSSSNLKKHVTPLSVPRTQSASDFLNLKYSDMFKEINSNDKGPGIYEMFGTPVYSQVRGLGQHESRFYREVCSAPPGRYIANKRKSTCTTERDSRRIRSTQKRTRSKPNNTIDIKQKHKDLTPEERSSELRDSNTELEDVVIISGPDWHIKASRSTPLFNEDEGQQFLVLKEFSQFTKQNEIIPNSNLSIIKEVPLEQSSDNRDVVNNQILATSVYNFQQVDDKHHVECVALVSSFLKTDQNNKCVVQGRVDMDDSMNLEANQTFCKSIDKYEALFALSFPDRADCVSSQRKLDQSWTHMSENCNSENASTQQPTNQTSNAASPVFQTYQNILDYADNEELTDELLCCLAAELLALDEKDTASSRIPTKNTGSKTENVFAKEERGSVNEDGKVVASAEEQSYSKAFLAPKRESDLLNFNESTAFPESSLGNKAPITWTRGEILGKGAYGTVYCGLTSQGQLIAVKQVALDTSDKVTTEKEYQKLQEEIDLLKALKHINIVTYLGTCLKDNIVSIFMEFVPGGSISSIINRFGPLPEIVFCKYTKQILQGVAYLHKNCVVHRDIKGNNVMLMPNGVIKLIDFGCAKRLAWVSLSGAHSEMLKSVHGTPYWMAPEVINESGYGRKSDIWSIGCTVFEMATGKPPLASMDRLAAMFYIGAHRGLMPSLPDHFSGKAVDFVHVCLTRNQHERPSAVQLLQHPFMKGRQ; encoded by the exons ATGGGTGAGTATTACAAATGCTCTGCAGACTTGAAAGAACAAGcaagtgaaataaaattaaaatgcagtgaagCTGATGTAGGTATTAAAACTGAGCAGGCTGACTTTGAAAAATATCAGCTTTCAATAACCTATGAAAATTCAGATATTGTGAATACAGCCAGCGTTTTTGATGACAGTCATGCTAATTTCAACTCAAGTGAAGTGACAAACATCAAGGAGAACTGTGAAATATTTGCAGTTCAGTGTCCTGCGTCAAGCAATGCAGACAGTGTAAGAGGTGGAAACTGTGAGAGAAATGTAGAACTAAGGAGTGCCATTAGAACTTATTTAGAGGAAGTGGATGTTTCAGGAGTGATACCTGCTCATAGTTGGTGTGCAGATGTAGACACTGTGAACGCCGTGCTTGAAAATCATGGTTTAGACTCAAGCTGCAAAAATGAAGTAGTAGAATCATATCATATGCTAGAAGATAAATCTATAGCTAAAATCATTCCTCACTTTTCTGCTGGGAAAGCAGAAAACAGTGTTTATCCAGTAGTCTTTGGAACAACTGAAAAAATTGCAATTTCAGCAGcaactgaaacaaaaatcaatAAATCGGTTCCTCTTGTCTATATTACACTATCTGAACATGAGCCACCATGGGCACCACAGACTGCCAAATGTCCCACCAGAAAAAAGGATGTCATCCATAGCATGCCTCCTAATGCGAGTCACAGCTTCAGCATACTTGCTTACAAAGAAAGtgacaaaataaaaactaatacAAATAGATCTGCTTCAAAGACTAAAATGAGTAGCGAAGTACCTCAAGATTTCTCTGTTTCTGATGAGAGTGCCACAAAATGTAACACACACAATACAAACATCAAGAACCACCTTTTCCCTTCTGTAGGACTCTCTCATCTGGAATCTGAGGCTTCCTCAAAGCTTCAGGAAAAAAGACCTCAGATGAAGAAACACCATGTTCTTCAGAGTGCTCAGAAAtctaaaaagcaaacatttcctTATATCTGCAAAAGTTCAAGTAACTTAAAGAAACATGTTACTCCACTTTCTGTTCCACGAACACAGTCTGCCTCAGATTTCTTGAATTTGAAATATAGTGACATGTTCAAGGAAATAAATTCAAATGACAAAGGCCCAGGGATTTATGAAATGTTCGGGACTCCTGTATATTCCCAAGTGCGTGGACTTGGTCAACATGAGAGCAGATTTTACAGGGAAGTTTGTTCTGCTCCACCTGGGAGATACATTGCTAATAAACGTAAATCTACCTGCACTACTGAGAGAGACAGCAGGAGAATAAGGAGCACCCAGAAAAGAACACGTTCTAAACCCAATAACACAATTGACATTAAACAAAAGCACAAAGACTTAACACCAGAAGAGAGAAGTTCTGAGTTAAGAGATAGCAACACGGAGCTAGAAGATGTTGTAATAATTTCTGGTCCAGATTGGCACATAAAGGCTTCAAGGAGCACACCATTGTTTAATGAAGATGAAGGTCAACAGTTTCTGGTTTTGAAAGAGTTTTCACAATTCactaaacaaaatgaaatcattCCGAATTCAAACTTGTCAATTATTAAAGAAGTCCCTTTGGAGCAGTCTTCAGATAATAGAGATGTAGTTAACAATCAGATTCTTGCAACCAGTGTCTACAATTTTCAGCAGGTTGATGATAAACATCATGTAGAATGTGTTGCTTTAGTGAGCAGTTTTCTAAAGACAGATCAGAACAACAAGTGTGTAGTCCAAGGAAGAGTGGATATGGATGACTCCATGAATCTGGAAGCAAACCAGACCTTCTGCAAATCTATAGATAAATATGAAGCACTTTTTGCATTGTCTTTTCCAGACAGAGCAGACTGtgtatcttctcaaagaaaactAGATCAGAGTTGGACGCACATGTCTGAAAATTGTAATTCAGAAAATGCATCAACTCAGCAGCCAACAAACCAGACTTCAAATGCTGCAAGCCCAGTTTTCCAGACTTATCAAAATATTCTAGACTATGCAGATAATGAAGAACTGACTGATGAGTTGCTTTGTTGCCTGGCGGCAGAGCTGCTAGCACTTGATGAAAAAGATACTGCCTCTTCCAGAATACCTACAAAGAATACAGGTtctaaaacagaaaatgtatttgcTAAAGAAGAAAGAGGCAGTGTGAATGAAGATGGCAAAGTAGTAGCAAGTGCAGAGGAACAG AGTTACAGTAAAGCTTTCCTGGCACcaaagagggaaagtgacttgttGAACTTCAATGAATCTACAGCATTTCCAGAAAGCAGTCTAGGTAATAAGGCTCCTATCACATGGACTAGAGGTGAAATCCTTGGAAAGGGAGCCTATGGCACT GTGTACTGTGGTTTGACAAGCCAGGGGCAATTAATAGCAGTGAAACAAGTTGCTTTGGATACCTCAGATAAAGTCACTACAGAAAAGGAGTATCAGAAGTTGCAAGAAGAAATTGACCTGTTGAAAGCACTAAAGCATATCAACATTGTAACCTATTTAGGAACATGTTTAAAAGATAACATCGTAAGCATTTTCATGGAGTTTGTTCCTGGTGGCTCAATTTCCAGTATTATTAATCGTTTTGGGCCATTGCCAGAAATTGTCTTTTGTAAATATACCAAACAAATTCTACAAGGGGTTGCATATTTACATAAAAACTGTGTGGTACACAGAGATATCAAAGGCAATAATGTTATGCTTATGCCAAATGGTGTGATAAAGCTGATTGACTTTGGATGTGCAAAGCGTTTAGCATGGGTAAGCCTGAGTGGCGCACACAGTGAAATGCTCAAGTCTGTGCATGGAACTCCATATTGGATGGCACCAGAAGTAATAAATGAATCTGGATATGGAAGAAAATCAGACATCTGGAGCATTGGATGCACTGTATTTGAGATGGCAACAGGTAAACCACCTCTGGCTTCCATGGATAGGCTAGCAGCTATGTTTTACATTGGAGCCCATAGAGGACTGATGCCTTCTTTACCTGACCATTTCTCAGGAAAAGCAGTGGACTTTGTCCACGTATGCTTAACCAG AAATCAACATGAGCGTCCGTCTGCTGTACAACTGCTGCAGCACCCCTTCATGAAGGGAAGACAATGA
- the CCNT2 gene encoding cyclin-T2 isoform X8 translates to MHFKTSKDLAQTSYFMATNSLHLTTFCLQYKPTVIACVCIHLACKWSNWEIPVSTDGKHWWEYVDPSVTLELLDELTHEFLQILEKTPSRLKRIRNWRANQAAKKPKGDGQVSENSLLGSSLVQNSILVDTVTGVSANTSFQKSSTSTFPAPVPLNSGSMSVQHSHAPENLAILATGMPSTSYSLTSQEWPQHQEQTRTEQIYSQKQETALPGSQYNLNFQPGTSVQLHSGLHHRSEKLTEHSTGKQDYVHKSGNKHHGQVAAPIIPQKMSLDKYREKRKLETLELDVREHYVATQVDQQHKKHIQPQATSSSSVTSPIKMKIPVANPEKTEKHLSDKKEKGGSLKLRIPIPPTEKSSSKEDLKMKIKVSSERHSSSDEGSGKSKHSSPHVSKDHKEKHKEHSSNRHHSSSHKHSHSGGSSSGGSKHSTDGITPTVLRSPVGLSSDGNSSSSGSSRKKLHSNDASHNHHSKLSKSSKSSGSSSSSSSSVKQYVSSHNSVFNLPLPPPPPVTYQVGYGHLSTLVKLDKKPVENGPDANHEYSTNSQHMDYKDTFDMLDSLLSAQGMNM, encoded by the exons ATGCATTTTAAGA caAGCAAGGATTTGGCACAGACATCCTATTTCATGGCTACCAACAG CCTACACCTTACTACCTTCTGTCTTCAGTACAAACCCACAGTGATAGCATGTGTGTGCATTCATTTGGCATGCAAGTGGTCCAATTGGGAGATTCCTGTATCGACAGATGGAAAGCATTGGTGGGAATATGTTGATCCTTCAGTTACTCTGGAATTGCTAGATG agcTCACACACGAGTTTCTGCAAATACTAGAGAAAACGCCTAGCAGACTGAAGAGGATTCGTAATTGGAGG GCTAATCAGGCTGCTAAGAAACCGAAAGGAGATGGACAGGTATCTGAGAATTCTCTTCTTGGTTCATCTTTGGTCCAGAATTCAATTTTGGTGGATACTGTTACTGGTGTATCTGCCAACACAAGCTTCCAAAAATCATCGACGTCAACCTTTCCTGCACCAGTACCTCTGAACTCAGGGAGTATGTCTGTTCAACACAGTCATGCACCTGAAAACTTGGCAATATTAGCTACAGGAATGCCAAGTACCTCATATAGTTTGACATCACAGGAATGGCCTCAACATCAAGAACAAACAAGGACCGAACAAATATATTCTCAGAAACAGGAAACTGCGTTACCTGGTAGTCAGTATAATCTGAACTTCCAACCAGGAACTTCTGTACAATTGCATTCTGGGTTACATCACAGATCTGAAAAACTTACTGAGCATTCCACTGGTAAACAAGACTATGTTCACAAGTCAGGAAACAAACACCATGGACAGGTTGCTGCTCCTATAATTCCTCAGAAAATGTCCTTGGATAAATACAGAGAGAAACGCAAACTAGAAACCCTTGAACTGGATGTAAGGGAACATTATGTAGCTACCCAAGTAGACCAGCAACATAAAAAGCACATCCAACCACAAGCAACCAGTAGCAGTTCTGTTACTTCccctattaaaatgaaaattcctGTTGCAAAtccagagaaaacagaaaaacatctatctgataaaaaagaaaagggtGGATCCCTCAAACTGCGAATACCAATCCCACCTACAGAAAAGAGTTCCAGTAAAGAAgatctgaaaatgaaaattaaagttTCTTCAGAAAGACACAGTTCATCAGATGAGGGCAGTGGAAAAAGCAAACACTCAAGTCCACATGTTAGCAAAGACCataaagaaaagcacaaagaaCATTCTTCAAATCGCCATCATAGTAGCAGTCACAAGCATTCACATAGTGGTGGCAGTAGTAGTGGCGGCAGTAAACATAGCACTGATGGAATAACACCAACTGTTTTGAGGAGTCCTGTTGGCCTGAGTAGTGATGGTAATTCCTCTAGTTCCGGCTCTTCAAGAAAGAAGTTGCACAGCAATGATGCTTCTCACAACCACCACTCCAAATTGAGCAAAAGTTCCAAAAGTTCAGGTAGTTCATCTAGTTCTTCCTCCTCTGTTAAGCAGTATGTATCCTCTCACAACTCTGTTTTTAACCTTCCcttaccccctcctccccctgtcaCATACCAGGTGGGCTACGGACATCTCAGCACCCTCGTGAAACTGGACAAGAAGCCAGTGGAGAACGGTCCTGATGCCAATCACGAGTACAGTACAAACAGCCAGCATATGGACTACAAAGATACATTCGACATGCTGGATTCGCTGTTAAGTGCCCAAGGAATGAACATGTAA